In Streptomyces sp. NBC_00569, a single genomic region encodes these proteins:
- a CDS encoding TetR/AcrR family transcriptional regulator has translation MSTRRAKLLEATCRVIALRGVRGLRVEEVAAEAGVSKTLIYYHFRDRSGLVTSALEYVNDRAEGYAGVPGDDDAPVRELLLRLLVGEFQDDRAVRENSAVWGEVRAAATFDEGLRPVLATLTERWLVELAEVIEDGQDEGDIPASVDSRAAAVRLTSLVEGLSGRWLAGLLTTAEARSHVAAALERELQPDPQG, from the coding sequence GTGAGTACTCGACGCGCCAAGCTGCTGGAAGCCACCTGCCGAGTGATCGCCCTGCGCGGAGTGAGAGGACTGCGGGTCGAGGAGGTCGCCGCCGAGGCGGGTGTGTCCAAGACCCTCATCTACTACCACTTCCGTGACCGGTCGGGACTGGTCACGAGCGCGCTCGAGTACGTCAACGACCGCGCCGAAGGGTATGCGGGCGTCCCCGGCGACGATGACGCCCCCGTCCGTGAGCTGCTGCTCCGGCTGCTGGTCGGGGAGTTCCAGGACGACCGGGCCGTGCGGGAGAACTCCGCGGTGTGGGGCGAGGTGCGAGCGGCCGCCACCTTCGACGAGGGGCTGCGGCCGGTCCTGGCGACGCTGACCGAGCGCTGGCTCGTCGAGCTGGCCGAGGTGATCGAGGACGGTCAGGACGAGGGCGACATCCCGGCCTCGGTGGACTCACGGGCCGCCGCGGTCCGGCTGACCTCGCTGGTGGAAGGGCTGAGCGGGCGCTGGCTCGCCGGCCTGCTCACCACCGCCGAGGCCAGGTCACATGTGGCCGCCGCCCTGGAGCGCGAGCTGCAGCCCGATCCGCAGGGCTGA
- a CDS encoding agmatine deiminase family protein: MSRRSALRSFAGLGALALGAAACGPGDEPGSSASSSSASGAKASGRRFGAEWDSHTRTFMSWPALESVWFEDLPAVRADIARVARAVAEYEAVVLMARPEQVDAAQRACGSQVEVIPLEVDDLWARDIVPVFVEESDGRLLGVDFNFNGWGDKQEHRNDAQVGRLLLAKYDIARSKAPLVAEGGSFETDGEGTLLVTESSVVNKNRNPGKSRDQIEAELKSTLGVEKVLWLAGVRGQDITDAHVDSLVRFTAPGVVLVDQAFPGSPPDVWSRSADQARSVLLKATDARGKRLEVIDLPQPDLDRITGIGDDFVSTYANFYVANGAVFMPRFGDTRADDRAKGILQDHFPTRDIVPVKIDTIAGGGGGIHCSTHDQPGKPAA; the protein is encoded by the coding sequence ATGTCCCGTCGCAGCGCCCTGCGTTCCTTCGCCGGCCTCGGCGCGCTCGCCCTCGGAGCCGCGGCCTGCGGTCCCGGCGACGAACCGGGCTCCTCCGCGTCCTCGTCCTCCGCGAGCGGGGCGAAGGCGTCAGGCCGCAGGTTCGGCGCGGAGTGGGACAGCCACACCCGCACGTTCATGTCCTGGCCCGCCCTGGAGTCGGTGTGGTTCGAGGATCTGCCCGCCGTGCGCGCGGACATCGCCCGCGTGGCGCGGGCCGTGGCGGAGTACGAGGCGGTGGTGCTCATGGCACGGCCGGAACAGGTCGACGCCGCCCAGCGTGCCTGCGGTTCCCAGGTCGAGGTCATCCCCCTCGAGGTGGACGACCTGTGGGCGCGCGACATCGTCCCGGTCTTCGTCGAGGAGTCCGACGGCCGTCTGCTGGGTGTGGACTTCAACTTCAACGGCTGGGGCGACAAGCAGGAGCACCGCAACGACGCGCAGGTCGGCCGGCTCCTGCTGGCGAAGTACGACATCGCCCGCTCGAAGGCCCCGCTCGTCGCCGAGGGTGGCTCCTTCGAGACCGACGGCGAGGGCACCCTGCTCGTCACCGAGAGCTCGGTGGTCAACAAGAACCGCAACCCCGGGAAGAGCCGCGACCAGATCGAGGCCGAGCTCAAGAGCACCCTGGGCGTCGAGAAGGTGCTCTGGCTGGCCGGAGTGCGCGGCCAGGACATCACCGACGCGCACGTCGACAGCCTCGTCAGGTTCACCGCGCCGGGGGTCGTCCTCGTGGACCAGGCGTTCCCCGGCAGCCCGCCGGACGTCTGGTCGCGCTCGGCGGACCAGGCCAGGTCCGTCCTCCTGAAAGCCACGGACGCCCGCGGCAAGCGCCTGGAAGTCATCGACCTGCCCCAGCCGGACCTCGACAGGATCACCGGCATCGGCGACGACTTCGTGTCGACGTACGCGAACTTCTACGTCGCCAACGGCGCCGTGTTCATGCCGCGCTTCGGTGACACCCGGGCCGACGACCGCGCGAAGGGGATCCTCCAGGACCACTTCCCGACGCGCGACATCGTGCCCGTGAAGATCGACACCATCGCCGGAGGCGGCGGCGGAATCCACTGCTCGACCCACGACCAGCCGGGCAAGCCGGCCGCCTGA
- a CDS encoding C45 family autoproteolytic acyltransferase/hydolase produces MIARPAERLHVEVASSDPFARGAARGERLRDTLPGGIAAYDRFFRLGAITPQQVRDDAERALDTIDAFRPHARAEIEGIAHGAAVDVWHIAALNARTEILARSATVPPGECSTIVRRTDGACATFGIQTWDWHVELNPYWHTLESRGGTHDVVGLTEHGILGKIGINSAGLALHFNILGHRRDGVGGVPMHVLAAVVLEEAGSVAEAMEIVRGAPIASSGSFALFDTSDAVLLDLSPEGVFAVDSDPGTLVRTNHFLTPAPAAGEKTWLYQPDSGERYDLIRKRLTPTALPQTPDDLVALLVSGEGEAALTCLPDMSLPEGQRWASLATVILEPAMSTARILDGTPADSGSRPWRQLAAQRGSDTASGTR; encoded by the coding sequence ATGATCGCCCGTCCCGCCGAACGCCTCCACGTCGAGGTCGCGTCGTCCGACCCGTTCGCGCGCGGAGCCGCCCGCGGTGAGCGACTGCGCGACACCCTGCCCGGAGGGATCGCCGCGTACGACCGCTTCTTCCGGCTCGGCGCCATCACCCCGCAGCAGGTCCGCGACGACGCCGAGCGTGCTCTCGACACCATCGACGCGTTCCGCCCCCATGCACGGGCGGAGATCGAGGGCATCGCCCACGGCGCCGCAGTCGACGTCTGGCATATCGCGGCCCTCAACGCACGCACCGAGATACTCGCCCGCAGCGCCACCGTCCCACCCGGCGAATGCTCGACGATCGTCCGCCGCACGGACGGTGCATGCGCCACTTTCGGCATCCAGACGTGGGACTGGCATGTCGAGCTCAACCCCTACTGGCACACCCTGGAATCCCGCGGCGGCACCCACGACGTGGTCGGCCTCACCGAGCACGGCATCCTCGGCAAGATCGGCATCAACAGCGCAGGCCTCGCACTGCACTTCAACATCCTCGGTCACCGCCGAGACGGAGTCGGCGGCGTTCCCATGCACGTCCTGGCCGCCGTCGTCCTGGAGGAAGCCGGGAGCGTGGCGGAGGCCATGGAGATCGTGCGCGGCGCTCCGATCGCCTCGTCGGGATCGTTCGCCCTCTTCGACACCTCCGACGCCGTACTCCTCGACCTGAGTCCCGAGGGTGTGTTCGCGGTGGACTCCGACCCGGGCACGCTCGTGCGCACCAACCACTTCCTCACGCCGGCCCCCGCGGCCGGGGAGAAGACGTGGCTCTACCAGCCGGACTCGGGCGAGCGGTACGACCTCATCCGCAAGCGCCTGACGCCCACCGCTCTTCCGCAGACACCCGACGACCTCGTCGCTCTCCTCGTATCGGGTGAGGGCGAGGCGGCCCTCACCTGCCTGCCCGACATGAGCCTTCCCGAGGGACAGCGGTGGGCGAGCCTGGCCACGGTCATCCTCGAACCGGCCA
- a CDS encoding TetR/AcrR family transcriptional regulator gives MEAAARVIARRGVRGLRVEELAAEAGVSTALIYYHFKDRAGILRRTLEFINDRAERYTTERDADAEPLTPRQELERTLLLELQDDPVVRENSTAWGELRASAIFDPDLREDLARATLVWVQEISELLGQVRPMATVTTLATSAERLTLLVEGISMRWLSGILPLEHARELMLDAVDAELGRLERR, from the coding sequence ATGGAGGCAGCCGCGCGGGTCATCGCCCGCCGCGGAGTGCGCGGGCTGCGGGTGGAGGAGCTGGCCGCCGAGGCCGGGGTGTCCACCGCGCTCATCTACTACCACTTCAAGGACCGCGCCGGGATCCTGCGCCGGACCCTGGAGTTCATCAATGACCGCGCCGAGCGCTACACCACGGAGCGCGACGCGGACGCCGAGCCCCTGACCCCGCGTCAGGAGCTGGAGCGCACCCTTCTCCTGGAACTCCAGGACGATCCGGTCGTGCGCGAGAACAGCACCGCGTGGGGCGAGCTGCGCGCCAGCGCCATCTTCGACCCCGATCTGCGGGAAGACCTGGCCAGGGCGACGTTGGTCTGGGTGCAGGAAATCTCCGAACTGCTCGGCCAGGTACGGCCGATGGCCACCGTCACCACCCTCGCGACCTCCGCCGAGCGGCTGACGCTTCTGGTGGAGGGCATCAGCATGCGCTGGCTCAGCGGCATCCTCCCGCTGGAGCACGCCCGCGAGCTGATGCTGGACGCCGTCGACGCCGAACTGGGGCGACTGGAGCGCCGGTAG
- a CDS encoding serine/threonine-protein kinase, whose protein sequence is MTSDRRAAPPAFEALSADDPHEIGGYRLCARLGSGGMGHVYLAFTPGGRPVALKAVRPELAGDTAFRHRFAQEVTNTQRVHGLYTAPVIDSGTDAATPWLATAYVPGPSLHEVVHRHGPLPVPTVLLLMAGIAEALQAIHAAGVVHRDLKPANVLLASDGPRVIDFGIARAADAVALTGAGLQIGTPAFMAPEQALGRAATPATDVFALGALAVYAVCGAPPFGGGPQSAALYRVVHEEPDLTHVPPELRNLLWQCLAKNPEDRPTTGALIEAVRHHPAAGAQLRFTDGWLPHSIRADIAGRSDLPEPIQPSHAQPTMTATAPARTDTAVTAQPAPPPAPPRRRRRRRWVVPAVTVAVLVAGATVYRLSDSHGDPPMAAGPGRRDRGSAPPSRPHSSPPSKSTASTGAGYRQVYAETELTSPDPSYEFDLRNGTVAPESIAAWYLARTADEFEFSDDSDAYIAYDDTLSPGGCEEGIDSEPVTTLKFDDLEEWRPFCVRSANGKDIAIVHLIDAPTTSESVTISVRHYRKTA, encoded by the coding sequence ATGACCTCCGACCGACGCGCCGCGCCACCCGCCTTCGAGGCCCTGTCCGCGGACGATCCGCACGAGATCGGCGGCTACCGGCTGTGCGCCCGGCTCGGCTCGGGCGGCATGGGCCATGTCTACCTGGCCTTCACACCGGGAGGCCGGCCGGTCGCCCTCAAGGCGGTACGCCCTGAGCTGGCCGGGGACACCGCCTTCCGCCACCGGTTCGCCCAGGAGGTGACGAACACGCAGCGCGTCCACGGCCTGTACACGGCCCCGGTGATCGACTCCGGCACCGACGCCGCGACGCCCTGGCTGGCCACCGCCTACGTGCCGGGACCCTCGCTGCACGAGGTGGTCCACCGGCACGGTCCGCTGCCCGTTCCGACGGTGCTGCTGCTCATGGCCGGCATCGCCGAAGCGCTGCAGGCGATCCACGCCGCGGGCGTGGTCCACCGCGATCTCAAGCCCGCCAACGTACTGCTGGCCTCCGACGGCCCGCGGGTGATCGACTTCGGCATCGCCCGGGCCGCCGACGCTGTCGCGCTCACCGGCGCGGGCCTGCAGATCGGCACACCCGCCTTCATGGCCCCCGAGCAGGCCCTGGGCAGAGCCGCCACGCCCGCGACGGACGTCTTCGCGCTCGGCGCTCTGGCGGTGTACGCGGTGTGCGGCGCGCCACCCTTCGGCGGCGGCCCCCAGTCCGCGGCCCTGTACCGAGTGGTGCACGAAGAGCCCGACCTCACGCACGTACCGCCCGAACTGCGGAACCTGCTGTGGCAGTGCCTGGCGAAGAACCCCGAGGATCGGCCCACCACCGGCGCCCTGATCGAGGCCGTGCGCCACCATCCGGCCGCGGGCGCGCAGCTGCGGTTCACCGACGGCTGGCTGCCGCACTCGATCCGTGCCGACATAGCCGGCCGCAGCGATCTGCCCGAACCGATCCAGCCGTCCCATGCGCAGCCCACGATGACAGCCACGGCCCCGGCCCGCACGGACACCGCCGTCACCGCACAGCCCGCACCACCTCCTGCGCCGCCCCGGCGCAGGAGGCGCCGTCGCTGGGTCGTGCCGGCGGTGACAGTGGCCGTCCTGGTCGCCGGAGCGACGGTCTACCGCCTGAGCGACTCGCACGGCGACCCGCCGATGGCGGCCGGCCCCGGCAGGCGCGACCGGGGCTCGGCCCCACCGTCGCGGCCGCACTCGTCGCCACCCTCGAAGTCGACCGCCTCGACGGGTGCCGGATACCGGCAGGTGTACGCCGAGACCGAGCTGACCTCGCCCGACCCGAGCTACGAGTTCGACCTCCGCAACGGCACCGTCGCCCCCGAATCCATCGCCGCCTGGTACCTGGCACGCACCGCCGACGAGTTCGAGTTCTCCGACGACAGCGACGCCTACATCGCCTACGACGACACCCTCTCCCCCGGCGGCTGCGAGGAGGGAATCGACAGCGAGCCGGTCACCACGCTGAAGTTCGACGACCTGGAGGAATGGCGTCCGTTCTGCGTCCGCAGCGCGAACGGCAAGGACATCGCGATCGTGCATCTCATCGATGCCCCGACGACGAGCGAGTCCGTGACGATCTCCGTCCGTCACTACCGCAAGACCGCCTGA
- a CDS encoding purine-cytosine permease family protein, giving the protein MATRDLTATVGSDAAAAVEQAGQLEAHGIDYIPEDERHGRPRELFAVWAAPNVSYLSLVVGAAMVLMGLTLGQALAVIVAGNLLWALTGVLAVSGPAAGTPGSVVSRAMYGVLGNKAVIALTGWLISAAYLALNWSAASVAAFGLARRLGAPDSPVLDGVIICAIAAATLVVSVYGHATIVRLYSVLSVALTVVFVVVSGYVLGHTDWSYQPAESLHGTQLWVTLIGGFAIVASTPLSYSNSPDLARYLPRDSKPMAVAGWTALGAFLPSVLFTGVGALAATTLDMNDPEAALEGILPSWFIPVFVIAVVLNTVANNGLTAYSAGLTLQSIGVRLGRIPSVLIIGILATAMTLYALLVFDFLTSVNTMLELVVVVTGPAVGVYVADIWICRNRYDGPQLLDERRGSPFWYDAGVHRAGVAGFLAGALAGVLCVSTSFWTGPVSSSLGGANLSLVAGLVVSAVVYGGLGRTRRRAVTP; this is encoded by the coding sequence ATGGCGACCAGAGACCTGACAGCCACCGTCGGCAGCGACGCGGCTGCGGCCGTGGAACAGGCCGGACAGCTGGAAGCGCACGGGATCGACTACATCCCCGAGGACGAGCGGCACGGCCGCCCCCGAGAGCTGTTCGCGGTGTGGGCGGCGCCCAACGTCAGCTACCTGAGCCTCGTCGTGGGTGCGGCGATGGTCCTGATGGGCCTCACCCTCGGCCAGGCGCTGGCGGTGATCGTCGCCGGCAACCTGCTGTGGGCGCTCACCGGAGTCCTGGCCGTCAGCGGACCGGCCGCGGGCACGCCGGGCTCGGTCGTCTCCCGTGCCATGTACGGAGTCCTCGGGAACAAGGCCGTCATCGCGCTCACGGGCTGGCTGATCTCCGCGGCCTATCTGGCGCTGAACTGGTCAGCAGCCTCGGTCGCCGCGTTCGGGCTCGCCCGGCGGCTCGGCGCTCCCGACAGCCCCGTGCTCGACGGCGTCATCATCTGCGCCATCGCCGCGGCCACCCTCGTGGTCAGCGTGTACGGCCACGCCACGATCGTGCGGCTGTACTCCGTGCTCAGCGTCGCCCTCACCGTCGTGTTCGTCGTCGTGAGCGGCTACGTACTCGGGCACACCGACTGGTCCTACCAGCCCGCCGAGTCACTGCACGGCACCCAGCTCTGGGTGACGCTCATCGGCGGCTTCGCGATCGTCGCGTCCACCCCGCTCTCATACAGCAACAGCCCTGACCTGGCGCGATACCTGCCGCGCGACAGCAAACCGATGGCGGTGGCAGGGTGGACGGCGCTCGGGGCCTTCCTGCCGAGCGTGCTCTTCACCGGCGTCGGTGCCCTGGCCGCCACCACACTCGACATGAACGACCCGGAGGCGGCGCTCGAGGGGATCCTCCCGAGCTGGTTCATCCCGGTGTTCGTCATCGCGGTCGTCCTCAACACCGTCGCCAACAACGGGCTGACCGCGTACAGCGCGGGTCTGACCCTCCAGTCCATCGGCGTGCGTCTCGGCCGGATCCCGTCCGTCCTGATCATCGGCATCCTGGCCACGGCGATGACCCTGTACGCCCTCCTCGTCTTCGACTTCCTGACCAGCGTGAACACCATGCTCGAACTCGTCGTGGTGGTCACTGGACCCGCCGTCGGCGTGTACGTCGCCGACATCTGGATCTGCCGCAACCGCTACGACGGCCCGCAACTGCTCGACGAGCGGCGCGGCAGCCCGTTCTGGTACGACGCGGGCGTACACCGGGCGGGAGTGGCGGGGTTCCTCGCCGGTGCTCTCGCCGGGGTTCTGTGCGTGAGTACGAGCTTCTGGACCGGCCCCGTCTCGTCGTCGCTCGGCGGCGCGAACCTGTCCCTCGTCGCGGGACTCGTGGTCTCCGCCGTCGTGTACGGGGGGTTGGGGCGCACCCGGCGCCGCGCGGTGACCCCGTGA
- a CDS encoding agmatine deiminase family protein: MNEPPLGRRLLDAVFGASPSRQAGYGNADDDGWHVPADDVPHVRTWMSWPASRSIWGRQLSGVQQDIALIARTVAACEPVIMCAPDEDTAGDARAACGRDVTVITSIPTDDLWMRDTCAVFRRDGRGNRDAVGLNFNGWGHKQTHRDDAAVAEWVAEFNELDFERADFVGEGGSIETDGDGTVMATESSLVNKNRNRGMSRTQIEDAVLHAYGAEKMIWVPGVRGRDITDNHIDVTSRFVRPGVVMVQMPPDDRGDIWARDAREQFAIMSGATDARGRRLQVIQVDGPDTVRSRSSQFVDSYLNFHVVNGAVITAQFGDRAKDHAARQALSDAFPGREVIQLDVDRLMGGGGGIHCSTMHEPVP; this comes from the coding sequence ATGAACGAACCTCCCCTCGGCAGACGTCTGCTCGACGCGGTCTTCGGGGCGAGCCCCTCGCGTCAGGCCGGCTACGGCAACGCGGACGACGACGGATGGCACGTGCCGGCGGACGACGTACCGCACGTGCGCACCTGGATGTCCTGGCCGGCGAGCAGATCCATCTGGGGCCGCCAACTGTCAGGAGTCCAGCAGGACATCGCCCTCATCGCCCGCACGGTCGCCGCCTGCGAGCCCGTCATCATGTGTGCGCCGGACGAAGACACCGCCGGGGACGCCAGGGCCGCCTGCGGGCGGGACGTGACCGTCATCACCTCGATCCCCACCGACGACCTCTGGATGCGCGACACCTGCGCCGTCTTCCGGCGTGACGGCCGGGGCAACCGTGACGCCGTAGGCCTCAACTTCAACGGGTGGGGTCACAAGCAGACCCATCGAGACGACGCCGCCGTGGCCGAGTGGGTCGCCGAATTCAATGAACTCGACTTCGAACGGGCGGACTTCGTCGGCGAAGGCGGGTCGATCGAGACCGACGGTGACGGGACGGTGATGGCCACCGAGAGCAGCCTCGTCAACAAGAACCGCAACCGCGGCATGAGCCGGACGCAGATCGAGGACGCCGTACTGCACGCATACGGCGCCGAAAAGATGATCTGGGTCCCCGGTGTCCGCGGCCGGGACATCACCGACAACCACATCGACGTCACGTCCCGCTTCGTCCGCCCCGGCGTCGTCATGGTGCAGATGCCGCCCGACGACAGGGGAGACATCTGGGCCCGCGACGCGCGCGAACAGTTCGCGATCATGTCCGGTGCGACCGACGCCCGAGGGAGAAGACTCCAGGTCATCCAGGTCGACGGCCCCGACACCGTCCGCTCGCGCAGCTCTCAGTTCGTCGACTCGTACCTCAACTTCCACGTCGTCAACGGCGCTGTCATCACGGCGCAGTTCGGGGACCGGGCGAAGGACCACGCCGCCCGCCAGGCCCTCTCCGACGCCTTCCCGGGACGCGAGGTGATCCAACTCGACGTCGACCGCCTCATGGGCGGAGGCGGCGGCATCCACTGCTCCACCATGCACGAACCCGTGCCGTAG